The Streptococcus sp. VT 162 genome has a window encoding:
- a CDS encoding UDP-N-acetylmuramoyl-tripeptide--D-alanyl-D-alanine ligase, which translates to MKLTIHEVAQAVGAKNDVSLFADAQLEKAEFDSRLIGTGDLFVPLKGARDGHDFIETAFENGAVVTLSEKEVANHPYILVDDVLTAFQTLAAYYLEKTAVDVFAVTGSNGKTTTKDMLAHLLSTTYKTYKTQGNYNNEIGLPYTVLHMPEGTEKLVLEMGQDHLGDIHLLSELAHPKTAIVTLVGEAHLAFFKDRSEIAKGKMQIADGMAPGSLLLAPADPIVEDYLPTDKKVIRFGQGAELEVTDLIERKDSLTFKANFLEQALDLPVTGKYNATNAMIAAYVALQEGVSEEQIRQAFQNLELTRNRTEWKKAANGADILSDVYNANPTAMKLILETFSAIPANEGGKKIAVLADMKELGDQSVQLHNQMILSLSPDVVDTVIFYGEDIAELSQLASQMFPIGHVFYFKKTADEDQFEDLVKQVKESLGANDQILLKGSNSMNLAKLVESLENECK; encoded by the coding sequence CTGTTGGAGCTAAAAATGACGTTAGTCTTTTTGCGGATGCTCAGTTAGAAAAGGCTGAGTTTGACAGTCGTTTGATTGGGACAGGTGATTTATTTGTGCCTCTCAAAGGTGCGCGTGATGGTCATGACTTTATCGAAACGGCTTTTGAAAATGGTGCAGTAGTAACCCTCTCTGAGAAAGAGGTTGCAAATCATCCCTACATTCTAGTAGATGATGTTTTGACTGCCTTTCAAACCCTTGCAGCCTACTATCTTGAAAAAACGGCAGTAGATGTCTTTGCTGTTACAGGTTCAAATGGCAAGACAACGACCAAGGATATGTTGGCCCACTTGCTATCAACAACCTACAAAACCTACAAAACGCAAGGCAATTACAATAACGAGATTGGCCTTCCCTACACAGTTCTCCACATGCCTGAAGGGACAGAAAAGTTGGTCTTGGAGATGGGGCAGGATCACTTGGGGGATATCCACCTCTTGTCTGAATTGGCTCATCCTAAGACAGCCATTGTAACCTTGGTTGGAGAAGCCCATTTGGCCTTTTTCAAAGACCGTTCGGAGATTGCTAAAGGGAAAATGCAAATTGCTGATGGTATGGCACCAGGTTCTTTGCTTTTGGCACCAGCTGACCCGATTGTAGAGGACTACTTGCCTACAGATAAAAAAGTAATCCGTTTTGGGCAAGGAGCTGAGTTAGAAGTCACAGACTTGATTGAGCGCAAGGATAGTCTGACCTTTAAGGCGAATTTTTTGGAACAAGCCCTCGATTTGCCAGTGACAGGTAAGTACAATGCCACCAATGCTATGATTGCTGCTTATGTGGCTCTACAAGAAGGAGTTTCAGAGGAGCAAATTCGTCAGGCCTTTCAGAACCTAGAATTGACCCGCAATCGTACTGAGTGGAAGAAGGCAGCCAATGGAGCAGATATTCTGTCTGACGTATACAATGCCAATCCAACTGCTATGAAGTTGATTTTGGAGACATTCTCTGCCATTCCAGCTAATGAAGGGGGCAAGAAAATCGCTGTCTTGGCAGACATGAAGGAACTCGGAGACCAGTCTGTCCAACTCCATAACCAGATGATTTTGAGCCTATCGCCAGATGTGGTGGATACCGTGATTTTCTATGGAGAAGATATTGCGGAATTAAGCCAACTTGCCAGTCAAATGTTCCCAATCGGTCACGTTTTCTACTTCAAAAAAACAGCTGACGAGGACCAATTTGAAGACCTAGTCAAGCAGGTTAAGGAAAGCCTCGGTGCCAATGACCAAATTTTGCTTAAAGGCTCTAACTCCATGAATCTAGCCAAGTTGGTAGAAAGTTTAGAAAATGAATGCAAGTGA